The following proteins come from a genomic window of Dehalococcoidales bacterium:
- a CDS encoding type II toxin-antitoxin system VapC family toxin yields the protein MQNAVNSLPQSGEYVLDSYALLAYLEAEPGSDRIRELLEAAKDRKCHLCMCVVNMGEVMYIVERERGLPKAQETLGRIDELPIEIVNVDRPLTLAAAHLKTDYPIAYADCFAAALSQLKDATLVTGDPEFNKIKPDFNVRIEWLANHG from the coding sequence ATGCAGAACGCGGTAAATAGCTTGCCCCAGTCCGGTGAATACGTTCTTGACAGCTATGCTCTTCTTGCCTATCTGGAGGCAGAACCTGGAAGTGACCGCATCAGGGAGCTTCTTGAAGCTGCGAAAGATAGGAAGTGCCATCTTTGCATGTGTGTGGTTAACATGGGTGAGGTTATGTACATAGTAGAGCGTGAAAGGGGTCTCCCTAAAGCCCAGGAGACTTTGGGCCGGATTGACGAGTTACCTATCGAGATTGTGAATGTAGACCGGCCCCTTACCCTGGCCGCTGCCCACCTGAAAACGGATTATCCTATAGCTTATGCTGACTGTTTTGCTGCTGCCCTCTCACAGCTTAAAGATGCCACCCTGGTTACGGGCGATCCCGAGTTCAACAAAATCAAGCCGGACTTTAACGTGCGCATAGAATGGCTTGCTAATCACGGATAG
- a CDS encoding AbrB/MazE/SpoVT family DNA-binding domain-containing protein yields the protein MNTSTLSEKGWVVIPQDLRRRYGLKKGDRVHVIDYGGVISIVPAVETPIKDSLGMLKGKTSLIKELVKSRRQDAERGK from the coding sequence ATGAATACGTCAACGCTTTCAGAAAAGGGATGGGTTGTGATACCTCAGGACTTGCGGAGGCGCTATGGCCTGAAGAAAGGCGATAGAGTGCACGTCATTGACTATGGTGGAGTTATTTCTATCGTGCCGGCTGTTGAGACTCCGATTAAAGACTCGCTGGGTATGCTGAAAGGGAAGACGTCCCTGATCAAAGAGCTGGTAAAATCAAGGCGGCAAGATGCAGAACGCGGTAAATAG